A stretch of Castanea sativa cultivar Marrone di Chiusa Pesio chromosome 2, ASM4071231v1 DNA encodes these proteins:
- the LOC142625114 gene encoding uncharacterized protein LOC142625114, with protein sequence MVWTNGSSNQRAGGARVLLQTLERDTIECVVRLQFLTTNNKAEYEAVLSGIDLVEATWATLAIVHCNSQVMVKHINSDYEAKGERMKNYLNVLKSKTGDGFSVKFIQILREENEQADCLAKAASAKYTNTTNEVLSFVQYALAIDKLEVQFIPPRTDWTTLVMSYLKDVTLPEDRNAFRRLKVQSPRFAMIGDVLYKRGFSRPYLRFLM encoded by the coding sequence ATGGTATGGACAAATGGATCGTCTAATCAACGAGCAGGAGGAGCCAGGGTCCTGCTACAGACACTAGAAAGAGATACAATAGAATGTGTGGTTCGCCTCCAATTCTTAACAACCAACAATAAGGCAGAGTACGAAGCGGTCCTCTCGGGCATCGACTTAGTTGAAGCAACATGGGCCACGTTAGCAATCGTGCATTGCAATTCGCAGGTTATGGTCAAGCACATCAACAGTGATTATGAGGCAAAAGGAGAACGAATGAAGAATTATCTAAATGTGCTCAAAAGCAAGACAGGAGATGGATTTTCAGTCAAGTTTATACAGATCTTGAGGGAAGAAAACGAGCAAGCAGACTGTCTGGCCAAAGCTGCATCCGCGAAGTATACGAACACCACTAATGAGGTATTATCCTTCGTTCAATATGCCCTTGCTATTGACAAATTGGAAGTGCAGTTCATCCCCCCAAGGACCGATTGGACAACACTTGTTATGTCCTACCTTAAAGATGTAACATTGCCAGAAGATCGCAACGCTTTCCGTAGACTGAAGGTGCAGTCTCCACGTTTTGCAATGATTGGGGATGTCCTTTACAAAAGGGGCTTCTCTCGTCCATATCTGAGGTTCCTAAtgtag